Proteins co-encoded in one Candidatus Hydrogenedentota bacterium genomic window:
- a CDS encoding oxidoreductase: GTCGTCRTKLLSGEADHRDMVLLPEEMDSQIMICVSRAKSDELVIDL; encoded by the coding sequence GGCACCTGCGGCACCTGCCGCACGAAGCTGCTGAGCGGCGAGGCCGACCACCGGGACATGGTGCTCCTGCCCGAGGAGATGGACAGCCAGATCATGATCTGCGTCTCCCGGGCCAAGTCCGACGAACTGGTGATCGACCTGTGA